One genomic region from Athalia rosae chromosome 3, iyAthRosa1.1, whole genome shotgun sequence encodes:
- the LOC105685507 gene encoding zinc finger protein 846-like isoform X2: MALEEEAQICRLCGQCESIYIDVFGEEGTKRYLSLKIHTKVNILITQDDGLSRKICMRCIGTLEFVTDFHNKCHQTQHQLLTAKEHSRKIANVDITAESDKENTLPADPLMQIGHKTTVITDSTARAIDSAEYDTSGCFRDCHGVAKYETIWTESRSNKRKKSESVIGVLEPKSLRGKEATLSSEYNNTILPKHKLRETRAQKESVDGYEHSEVPVSCIQTRKQVPKKIERSRSNCKKAPPSNSRETKVGNRIVTDNFDDEFNMKTAPMYAKKTVLAPLENVLAPISRELSQDFNNQPTTENLQPNGNVNKMQVKESQVFEEWLENKPVGKGLNIIRASQGYLETTTASQHLISFSKKLIKSVELNGGHFHERRKKSEDQFGKLSELITHEQKKVIETLYTINMDVVDNAEVYRNITILNKLKFNCKLCGKTYVRMDKCQVHVWGHLNMKPFSCKLCDFVTLTISNIRCHIRKRHLKIKPFQCNLCEKTYATAVLLKEHINSHTGAKPYLCKLCDFATANRQVLSYHRTTHKPAKDISCEMCDKKFFSNCRMRAHMITHNKDKALKCKLCSTYLCNAEALEMHCQKVHAREYICNICGLRTRTKKALTNHENVHSAAKYRCHLCSNVYKSRHMLKEHLLKHQGIRKYKCQLCQKSFAQQSHIAAHMSVHMGKRYPCPGCKKLFNRRDNMRMHTKRCVLLKSDPDFKNIFPDQSPTHPIVEDNRLAAVIDTDTSGTPRPTKSMENPKPDTEKKETGSGLNTTDLL, translated from the exons ATCACGCAAGATGATGGCCTATCGAGGAAGATATGCATGCGATGCATAGGCACACTCGAATTTGTAACTGATTTTCATAACAAGTGCCACCAGACACAACACCAACTTTTGACAGCT aaGGAGCATTCTCGAAAAATTGCCAATGTTGACATTACTGCAGAGTCCGACAAAGAGAACACTTTGCCAGCTGACCCACTCATGCAGATTGGGCATAAGACAACGGTGATCACTGATTCTACCGCAAGAGCGATCGATTCCGCAGAGTACGATACCTCCGGCTGTTTCCGCGATTGCCACGGGGTCGCGAAGTATGAAACTATCTGGACAGAAAGTAGAagtaacaaacgaaaaaaatctgaatcag TTATCGGTGTATTGGAGCCAAAAAGCCTGCGCGGTAAAGAAGCTACTCTAAGTtcggaatataataatactatACTGCCGAAGCACAAGCTCCGAGAAACAAGGGCCCAAAAAGAGAGCGTGGATGGATACGAACATTCAGAAGTCCCCGTCAGTTGTATTCAAACGAGGAAACAagtaccaaaaaaaatcgagagatctAGAAGTAATTGCAAGAAAGCACCTCCATCCAACTCACGAGAAACCAAAGTTGGCAACAGGATTGTGACTGATAATTTTGACGACGAGTTTAATATGAAAACAGCACCTATGTACGCTAAGAAAACGGTGCTCGCACCATTAGAAAATGTTCTTGCGCCAATTTCGAGAGAATTAAGTCAAGATTTCAACAATCAACCGACTACCGAGAATCTACAGCCAAATGGGAACGTCAACAAAATGCAAGTCAAGGAGAGCCAGGTATTCGAGGAATGGTTAGAAAACAAGCCTGTTGGCAAGGGCTTGAATATTATACGCGCATCACAAGGTTACCTCGAAACGACAACGGCATCGCAGCACctgatttcattttccaaaaaattgatcaaaagcGTTGAACTGAATGGTGGACATTTTCACGAACGACGAAAGAAATCTGAAGATCAATTTGGAAAGTTATCCGAACTAATAActcacgaacaaaaaaaagtcattgAAACTTTATATACAATAAACATGGATGTGGTTGATAATGCAGAAGTATACCGAAATATAaccattttgaataaattaaaattcaattgtAAACTATGCGGAAAAACTTACGTGAGAATGGACAAATGCCAG GTTCATGTATGGGGTCATTTGAACATGAAGCCATTTAGCTGCAAATTGTGTGACTTTGTTACCCTCACAATAAGTAACATTCGATGTCACATTAGAAAACGCCACTTGAAGATTAAACCGTTCCAATGCAATCTTTGCGAAAAGACTTACGCAACCGCAGTGCTGCTGAAGGAACACATAAACTCTCATACTGGTGCAAAGCCCTACTTATGCAAACTTTGTGACTTTGCCACAGCCAACAGGCAGGTTCTCAGTTATCACAGAACCACCCACAAACCCGCGAAA GACATCTCGTGCGAGATGTGcgacaaaaaattcttctcaaaTTGCAGAATGCGGGCGCACATGATTACCCACAACAAAGATAAAGCACTGAAATGCAAACTTTGCTCTACATATTTGTGTAATGCCGAGGCACTAGAGATGCATTGCCAGAAAGTTCACGCGCGCGAGTACATCTGCAATATTTGCGGGCTACGGACTAGAACGAAAAAAGCTCTGACAAACCACGAAAAT gTACATTCAGCAGCCAAGTACAGATGTCACCTCTGTTCCAATGTATACAAAAGCCGACATATGTTGAAGGAGCACCTTCTCAAGCACCAAGGGATCCGAAAGTACAAGTGTCAATTATGTCAGAAGTCCTTTGCCCAGCAGTCCCACATCGCCGCACACATGAGCGTGCACATGGGGAAAAG ataccCGTGTCCTGGTTGCAAGAAACTATTCAATAGACGAGACAACATGAGGATGCATACGAAACGTTGTGTACTTCTCAAGTCTGATCCAGATTtcaagaatatttttcctGACCAAAGCCCGACCCATCCGATTGTAGAGGACAATCGATTGGCTGCAGTAATCGACACTGATACCTCTGGCACGCCGAGACCAACAAAATCGATGGAGAATCCAAAGCCCgatacagagaaaaaagagaccgGGTCAGGCTTAAACACGACCGATTTGTTGTGA
- the LOC105685507 gene encoding zinc finger protein 846-like isoform X3 has protein sequence MRCIGTLEFVTDFHNKCHQTQHQLLTAKEHSRKIANVDITAESDKENTLPADPLMQIGHKTTVITDSTARAIDSAEYDTSGCFRDCHGVAKYETIWTESRSNKRKKSESVIGVLEPKSLRGKEATLSSEYNNTILPKHKLRETRAQKESVDGYEHSEVPVSCIQTRKQVPKKIERSRSNCKKAPPSNSRETKVGNRIVTDNFDDEFNMKTAPMYAKKTVLAPLENVLAPISRELSQDFNNQPTTENLQPNGNVNKMQVKESQVFEEWLENKPVGKGLNIIRASQGYLETTTASQHLISFSKKLIKSVELNGGHFHERRKKSEDQFGKLSELITHEQKKVIETLYTINMDVVDNAEVYRNITILNKLKFNCKLCGKTYVRMDKCQVHVWGHLNMKPFSCKLCDFVTLTISNIRCHIRKRHLKIKPFQCNLCEKTYATAVLLKEHINSHTGAKPYLCKLCDFATANRQVLSYHRTTHKPAKDISCEMCDKKFFSNCRMRAHMITHNKDKALKCKLCSTYLCNAEALEMHCQKVHAREYICNICGLRTRTKKALTNHENVHSAAKYRCHLCSNVYKSRHMLKEHLLKHQGIRKYKCQLCQKSFAQQSHIAAHMSVHMGKRYPCPGCKKLFNRRDNMRMHTKRCVLLKSDPDFKNIFPDQSPTHPIVEDNRLAAVIDTDTSGTPRPTKSMENPKPDTEKKETGSGLNTTDLL, from the exons ATGCGATGCATAGGCACACTCGAATTTGTAACTGATTTTCATAACAAGTGCCACCAGACACAACACCAACTTTTGACAGCT aaGGAGCATTCTCGAAAAATTGCCAATGTTGACATTACTGCAGAGTCCGACAAAGAGAACACTTTGCCAGCTGACCCACTCATGCAGATTGGGCATAAGACAACGGTGATCACTGATTCTACCGCAAGAGCGATCGATTCCGCAGAGTACGATACCTCCGGCTGTTTCCGCGATTGCCACGGGGTCGCGAAGTATGAAACTATCTGGACAGAAAGTAGAagtaacaaacgaaaaaaatctgaatcag TTATCGGTGTATTGGAGCCAAAAAGCCTGCGCGGTAAAGAAGCTACTCTAAGTtcggaatataataatactatACTGCCGAAGCACAAGCTCCGAGAAACAAGGGCCCAAAAAGAGAGCGTGGATGGATACGAACATTCAGAAGTCCCCGTCAGTTGTATTCAAACGAGGAAACAagtaccaaaaaaaatcgagagatctAGAAGTAATTGCAAGAAAGCACCTCCATCCAACTCACGAGAAACCAAAGTTGGCAACAGGATTGTGACTGATAATTTTGACGACGAGTTTAATATGAAAACAGCACCTATGTACGCTAAGAAAACGGTGCTCGCACCATTAGAAAATGTTCTTGCGCCAATTTCGAGAGAATTAAGTCAAGATTTCAACAATCAACCGACTACCGAGAATCTACAGCCAAATGGGAACGTCAACAAAATGCAAGTCAAGGAGAGCCAGGTATTCGAGGAATGGTTAGAAAACAAGCCTGTTGGCAAGGGCTTGAATATTATACGCGCATCACAAGGTTACCTCGAAACGACAACGGCATCGCAGCACctgatttcattttccaaaaaattgatcaaaagcGTTGAACTGAATGGTGGACATTTTCACGAACGACGAAAGAAATCTGAAGATCAATTTGGAAAGTTATCCGAACTAATAActcacgaacaaaaaaaagtcattgAAACTTTATATACAATAAACATGGATGTGGTTGATAATGCAGAAGTATACCGAAATATAaccattttgaataaattaaaattcaattgtAAACTATGCGGAAAAACTTACGTGAGAATGGACAAATGCCAG GTTCATGTATGGGGTCATTTGAACATGAAGCCATTTAGCTGCAAATTGTGTGACTTTGTTACCCTCACAATAAGTAACATTCGATGTCACATTAGAAAACGCCACTTGAAGATTAAACCGTTCCAATGCAATCTTTGCGAAAAGACTTACGCAACCGCAGTGCTGCTGAAGGAACACATAAACTCTCATACTGGTGCAAAGCCCTACTTATGCAAACTTTGTGACTTTGCCACAGCCAACAGGCAGGTTCTCAGTTATCACAGAACCACCCACAAACCCGCGAAA GACATCTCGTGCGAGATGTGcgacaaaaaattcttctcaaaTTGCAGAATGCGGGCGCACATGATTACCCACAACAAAGATAAAGCACTGAAATGCAAACTTTGCTCTACATATTTGTGTAATGCCGAGGCACTAGAGATGCATTGCCAGAAAGTTCACGCGCGCGAGTACATCTGCAATATTTGCGGGCTACGGACTAGAACGAAAAAAGCTCTGACAAACCACGAAAAT gTACATTCAGCAGCCAAGTACAGATGTCACCTCTGTTCCAATGTATACAAAAGCCGACATATGTTGAAGGAGCACCTTCTCAAGCACCAAGGGATCCGAAAGTACAAGTGTCAATTATGTCAGAAGTCCTTTGCCCAGCAGTCCCACATCGCCGCACACATGAGCGTGCACATGGGGAAAAG ataccCGTGTCCTGGTTGCAAGAAACTATTCAATAGACGAGACAACATGAGGATGCATACGAAACGTTGTGTACTTCTCAAGTCTGATCCAGATTtcaagaatatttttcctGACCAAAGCCCGACCCATCCGATTGTAGAGGACAATCGATTGGCTGCAGTAATCGACACTGATACCTCTGGCACGCCGAGACCAACAAAATCGATGGAGAATCCAAAGCCCgatacagagaaaaaagagaccgGGTCAGGCTTAAACACGACCGATTTGTTGTGA